One region of Abditibacteriota bacterium genomic DNA includes:
- a CDS encoding aspartate carbamoyltransferase catalytic subunit, translating into MSLSSKHILDLQSLPREDIELILDTAEGQKEILDRPVKKVPILRGKSICTFFIENSTRTKCSFEIAAKMLSADVTSISKVGSSLNKGESFKDTLLTLEAMGVDMFIIRHSISGSPYYATKIVKSHIVNAGDGMHAHPTQGLLDLLSIRERMGVIEGLTVVIVGDIYHSRVARSDIWGLAKMGARVRVCAPETLIPAELKRFPCEIYTDLKEAVRGADVINMLRVQTERMHSGFFSGTREYNYFYGLDSGILEDYAPKAVVMHPAPINRGVEISSEVADSSRSIIVRQVTNGVAVRMAILYLLLGHQE; encoded by the coding sequence ATGTCACTGTCTTCAAAGCATATTCTTGATCTGCAATCCCTGCCCAGGGAGGATATAGAGCTGATACTGGACACCGCCGAGGGCCAGAAGGAGATACTGGACAGGCCCGTAAAAAAGGTCCCCATCCTGAGAGGCAAGTCCATCTGTACTTTTTTTATAGAAAATTCCACACGGACCAAGTGCAGCTTTGAGATAGCGGCCAAAATGCTTTCCGCAGACGTGACCTCCATATCCAAGGTGGGCAGCAGCCTCAACAAGGGGGAGTCCTTCAAGGATACCCTTCTTACCCTGGAAGCCATGGGGGTGGATATGTTTATCATACGCCACAGCATCTCCGGCAGCCCCTATTACGCCACAAAGATAGTGAAGAGCCACATAGTCAACGCCGGCGACGGCATGCACGCTCATCCCACCCAGGGCCTGCTGGACCTGCTGAGCATCAGGGAAAGGATGGGCGTCATCGAAGGCCTGACGGTGGTGATCGTGGGAGACATATATCACTCCCGTGTGGCCCGGTCCGATATATGGGGCCTTGCCAAGATGGGCGCCAGGGTGCGGGTATGCGCTCCCGAGACCCTGATACCGGCAGAGCTGAAGCGTTTCCCCTGCGAGATCTACACGGACCTGAAAGAGGCTGTCCGGGGAGCGGACGTGATCAATATGCTGAGAGTGCAGACCGAGCGTATGCATTCGGGCTTTTTCAGCGGCACCAGGGAATACAACTACTTTTATGGTCTGGACTCCGGTATATTGGAGGACTACGCGCCCAAGGCGGTGGTCATGCATCCGGCTCCCATCAACAGGGGAGTAGAAATATCGTCCGAGGTGGCCGACAGCTCCAGGAGCATCATAGTCAGACAGGTCACCAACGGCGTGGCTGTCAGGATGGCTATACTGTATCTGCTGCTGGGACATCAGGAATAA
- the pyrR gene encoding bifunctional pyr operon transcriptional regulator/uracil phosphoribosyltransferase PyrR has translation MSEKKLVMDSDDFRRCICRMSYEILEKNRGSGEIALLGIQKKGVFMANRLAEQINRIENTTIKQGSINIAMYRDDYGTRTAKTIGPSHIPFSVDGKIIIIVDDVLFTGRSFRAAIEAIFDMGRPAAIQLAVMVDRGHRELPIQADFIGRRIPTSKAEQVEVVWTEEEGPDSVYIIKD, from the coding sequence ATGTCTGAGAAAAAGCTTGTAATGGACAGCGACGACTTCCGCCGCTGTATCTGCAGAATGAGCTACGAGATCCTGGAAAAAAACAGGGGCTCCGGCGAGATAGCGTTGCTGGGTATCCAGAAAAAGGGCGTGTTTATGGCCAACCGACTGGCGGAGCAGATAAACCGCATCGAGAATACCACCATCAAGCAGGGCTCTATCAACATAGCCATGTATCGTGACGACTACGGGACCCGGACGGCGAAGACCATAGGCCCTTCCCACATACCCTTTTCGGTGGACGGGAAGATCATCATCATAGTGGACGACGTGCTGTTTACCGGGCGCTCCTTCAGGGCTGCCATCGAAGCCATATTTGACATGGGCCGCCCAGCCGCCATACAGCTGGCCGTGATGGTGGACAGAGGCCACCGGGAGCTGCCTATCCAGGCGGACTTTATCGGCCGACGGATCCCCACCTCCAAGGCAGAGCAGGTGGAGGTGGTCTGGACGGAAGAAGAAGGACCTGATTCGGTGTATATTATAAAGGATTGA